One segment of Pseudoalteromonas rubra DNA contains the following:
- a CDS encoding FHA domain-containing protein — MATLKHKQQSKYLYLKSFHRFGRLKHSVDSCFDELAISRIHAVIEWQQGYWFLRDLSRNGTWLNDVRVPYNQDVALNINDEIRFSDSSCHSFCVTDLAPPEDLLVPYSHDELVDGQEPVIQLENYHLLPSESDPELIVYFNSTEQSWCYEEVGSEHPVSITDGEQLRFAQQVWSLIQTRASQQECTAEVTETDPADLEYLFTLSQDEEYAELQVKQAQEKVDFETRTHHYLTALLARYRVKDMQHQVDDASQGWVSVKQLSRDLGLTESHINIQIHRARKQFVDRMKDKSMAESLIERKRGRVRFGGRHFSIVKGQQLEASTLYQQHDELMVG; from the coding sequence ATGGCCACGTTAAAGCATAAACAGCAATCTAAGTATTTATATTTAAAGTCATTTCATCGATTTGGGCGACTCAAACACTCCGTGGATAGCTGCTTTGATGAATTGGCTATTTCGCGGATCCATGCCGTTATTGAATGGCAACAGGGCTACTGGTTTTTACGTGATTTGAGTCGTAATGGCACCTGGTTAAATGATGTCAGGGTGCCTTACAATCAGGATGTTGCATTAAACATCAATGACGAAATTCGGTTTTCCGACTCAAGTTGTCACAGTTTCTGTGTCACAGACTTAGCACCACCTGAAGATTTGCTGGTGCCATATAGTCATGATGAGCTTGTCGATGGACAAGAGCCGGTGATTCAGTTGGAGAACTATCATTTGCTACCGAGTGAATCGGATCCCGAGCTGATAGTGTATTTCAACAGTACGGAGCAATCCTGGTGTTATGAGGAGGTCGGCTCTGAACATCCCGTTAGTATTACCGATGGTGAGCAACTGCGGTTTGCGCAACAGGTTTGGAGTTTGATCCAGACACGAGCAAGTCAGCAGGAGTGTACAGCGGAAGTAACTGAAACGGATCCAGCCGATTTGGAATACTTATTTACACTGAGCCAGGATGAGGAGTACGCCGAATTACAGGTGAAGCAAGCGCAAGAGAAAGTCGATTTTGAAACCCGGACACACCATTATCTGACTGCACTGTTGGCGCGTTACCGGGTAAAAGATATGCAACATCAAGTCGATGATGCGTCGCAGGGATGGGTGTCGGTGAAGCAATTGTCGCGTGATTTGGGACTGACAGAGAGTCATATCAATATCCAGATCCATCGTGCGCGCAAACAGTTTGTTGATCGTATGAAAGATAAATCCATGGCTGAGTCTCTCATTGAACGCAAGCGGGGGAGAGTTCGTTTTGGTGGCAGGCATTTCAGCATTGTCAAAGGTCAGCAGCTTGAAGCGTCTACCTTATATCAACAGCATGATG
- a CDS encoding serine/threonine-protein kinase gives MDKSHQPSHTTQSADHNIRVQQADLPEHYHVIKVLGEGGMGEVLLAEDTRLNRQVAIKRLKMHGTGEDISVAIAEAQILARLNHTHIVQLYDIITTPSQVFLIMEYVDGNTLLFHQKTHILSLEQKLTLLIQIANGVAAAHQCGVIHCDLKPSNILLDTNQQVKITDFGIARLTQAHEDEHTAKVHQSHGSILAISPEQLRGDTLTPQSDLFSFGVLAYELISGRHPFGKTNIRGRILTGEYDNADEIIPALPEPLCCLLNQLLSTSPKERPADARQVAKRLEHILIALTQNAILEQETVPLHAAPEQKNKAPKISWYTNRRVVFLASFCIMVFTLITFFLTWNSSERTDTTRYIAVLKPPQKNVVSATINQAIRQYILQNEGLELVVYNHEAYSSLQEVASATGATDIITSEIDCSDASCEVTFSRLYGDKWTVQQQISWPMPANTHLNNFYTAQQHAAKLFGEIAPIKVQRWKINQKEYLDYLAIYEDVNTNGAYNIDSLNRLEALLTDAPELSAAYTLLVDVGLNIYHQSKDDAILARLSMKLNNAPISYKQSVLFQREMMLLALEKNDMQAFDIHYEKATARSLSDYDAQIILARKAKKQGALDQSIEHLEKALSLRSSTFVMFNLANDLYLNSQFERAISLLNKIIEITPDDYLANQLLADIFMIQGQLDKAITRYQVVVQKDPQPMDLNMLALTLMLDQQYPAALEVARSLPDVENNTLFLLNLADIEKLNGNMQEATQHYQRVIHLNADQHSMYELLDRAQAHAQLGQFEQAISTLNRAIKLSPDNSEYAFTAALVYALANEQTSAIVHAKAALEVGYGTVWFNLPWFRSLCGNPGFLALLTQESPLCRTSPQPSEV, from the coding sequence ATGGATAAATCGCACCAACCTTCACACACAACGCAGTCAGCGGATCACAATATCAGAGTCCAGCAAGCTGACTTACCCGAACATTATCATGTTATAAAAGTGTTAGGGGAAGGAGGAATGGGCGAAGTATTACTCGCAGAAGATACCCGACTCAACCGCCAGGTTGCTATCAAGCGACTTAAGATGCATGGCACAGGCGAAGATATCTCTGTCGCAATTGCAGAGGCACAGATCCTCGCAAGATTAAATCACACTCACATCGTTCAGCTTTACGATATAATAACTACACCCTCACAGGTCTTCCTGATTATGGAGTACGTTGATGGCAACACCTTACTTTTTCACCAGAAAACTCACATACTGAGCCTCGAGCAAAAGCTCACACTACTGATACAAATCGCCAATGGTGTTGCAGCGGCCCATCAATGTGGTGTGATCCACTGTGACCTTAAGCCGTCAAATATCCTGCTCGATACAAATCAGCAAGTTAAAATCACGGACTTTGGCATTGCACGTCTCACTCAGGCACATGAAGATGAACATACTGCCAAAGTGCATCAAAGCCATGGCAGTATACTGGCAATTTCACCCGAACAGTTACGAGGAGATACCCTGACTCCTCAATCGGATTTATTTTCTTTTGGCGTATTAGCATATGAACTTATCAGTGGACGCCATCCATTTGGCAAAACCAATATACGTGGACGTATTTTAACTGGTGAGTATGACAACGCCGATGAGATCATTCCAGCTCTGCCTGAGCCGCTTTGCTGTTTGTTGAACCAACTGCTTTCAACCTCCCCCAAAGAGCGCCCGGCGGATGCAAGACAAGTAGCCAAGCGTCTTGAACACATTCTGATAGCACTCACACAAAATGCGATATTGGAACAAGAAACAGTCCCTCTGCACGCTGCACCTGAACAGAAAAACAAGGCACCTAAGATAAGTTGGTACACGAATCGTCGCGTCGTATTTTTGGCTTCGTTTTGCATCATGGTGTTTACGCTCATCACCTTTTTCCTGACCTGGAATAGCTCGGAGCGCACAGATACCACCCGTTATATTGCGGTGCTAAAACCACCGCAAAAAAATGTAGTGAGTGCAACGATCAATCAAGCTATCAGACAATACATTTTGCAAAATGAAGGACTGGAACTGGTGGTTTATAACCATGAGGCCTATTCTAGTCTACAGGAAGTGGCTAGCGCTACAGGTGCCACTGATATCATTACCAGTGAAATAGACTGCTCTGATGCCAGCTGCGAAGTCACATTCAGCAGGTTATACGGCGACAAGTGGACAGTTCAGCAGCAAATATCCTGGCCCATGCCAGCCAATACACACCTGAATAATTTTTATACGGCTCAGCAACATGCCGCAAAGCTATTTGGGGAAATTGCACCAATAAAAGTGCAGCGCTGGAAAATAAACCAAAAAGAATATCTGGATTATCTTGCCATATATGAAGATGTTAACACCAACGGGGCTTACAACATCGATAGCCTCAACAGGCTGGAAGCGCTTTTAACTGACGCCCCAGAACTTTCTGCCGCGTATACTCTGCTGGTCGATGTTGGATTAAATATTTATCATCAAAGTAAAGATGACGCGATACTGGCTCGGTTAAGCATGAAGCTTAATAACGCACCCATAAGCTATAAACAAAGTGTACTTTTTCAAAGAGAAATGATGCTTCTGGCGTTGGAAAAAAATGATATGCAAGCCTTTGACATACACTACGAAAAAGCCACAGCCAGGTCGCTAAGTGACTATGACGCGCAAATTATTTTAGCTCGTAAAGCAAAAAAACAAGGCGCACTCGATCAGTCTATTGAGCACCTTGAGAAGGCGCTTTCTTTGCGCAGTAGCACCTTTGTGATGTTTAACCTTGCCAATGACCTGTATTTAAATAGTCAGTTTGAACGTGCTATCTCCCTGTTGAATAAGATTATTGAAATCACACCCGATGACTACCTGGCTAACCAACTACTTGCTGACATCTTTATGATACAGGGGCAACTGGACAAAGCCATCACACGATATCAAGTCGTCGTGCAAAAAGATCCTCAACCAATGGATTTGAATATGCTGGCATTGACCCTGATGCTAGATCAACAATACCCGGCAGCGCTGGAAGTAGCCAGATCTTTGCCTGATGTCGAAAATAATACCTTGTTTTTACTGAACCTTGCGGACATAGAAAAGCTAAATGGCAATATGCAGGAAGCAACTCAACATTATCAACGTGTCATCCATTTAAATGCAGATCAGCACTCAATGTATGAATTACTCGACAGAGCGCAAGCTCATGCCCAACTGGGTCAATTTGAGCAAGCTATCAGCACCTTAAATCGTGCAATTAAGCTTTCCCCTGACAACAGTGAATATGCTTTCACGGCAGCGCTGGTTTACGCCTTGGCCAATGAACAAACATCTGCAATCGTTCATGCCAAAGCCGCATTAGAAGTGGGTTATGGCACAGTTTGGTTTAATTTACCCTGGTTTAGGTCTTTGTGCGGTAATCCAGGCTTTCTCGCATTATTGACACAAGAAAGCCCGCTATGCAGAACTAGCCCTCAACCTTCAGAAGTTTGA
- a CDS encoding ACT domain-containing protein — MAGIIELTALLKTMEPVLHEPEYVFCTVSGRLEEYVPLNPIATFQEQEGLTLIVEKAAAQQYGLEYEGPFHQITLTVHSSLEAVGLTAAVARCLTEQGISANVVAAFYHDHIFVQTSHAQAALGALTTLAASS, encoded by the coding sequence ATGGCAGGTATTATTGAATTGACAGCATTACTTAAAACCATGGAACCTGTTTTGCATGAGCCAGAATATGTTTTTTGTACCGTATCGGGCCGCCTTGAGGAGTATGTGCCACTGAATCCCATTGCAACCTTTCAGGAACAAGAGGGGCTAACACTGATAGTAGAAAAAGCGGCTGCACAGCAGTATGGCCTTGAGTATGAAGGTCCATTTCACCAGATAACTTTGACTGTTCACTCCAGTCTGGAAGCCGTTGGCCTTACAGCTGCCGTTGCGCGATGTCTGACCGAACAAGGGATCAGTGCCAATGTAGTTGCCGCGTTTTATCACGATCATATTTTTGTACAAACCAGCCATGCGCAGGCTGCTTTGGGCGCTCTGACTACTTTGGCTGCATCAAGCTAA
- a CDS encoding helix-turn-helix domain-containing protein: MNELNHPATRQMSPFEQHAPLTKSLTRYLNSRLPPHLLKQVQLEVSDFNNPARTHIYFNQDNHCTKAEQHSFPIVYQRKKIGALNLIKNQDTQPNQNQLSLITSQLAVLVRRNSVQSLSHHHLGHAITLMGYSEPIMALEKTIERIAESGCPVFIQAEPGSEVLDVACKLHFNGPSSAHAFYEIDCASLNDAQFSEKLHFIAGRFKRGCVFLNNLESLSQSQQGLLCDMLTTRSNHIGTESTVNLQQIRLITASSENIEKRITQGRFSGSLWQKINFFSITLPPLRERHEDILPLVDVFTKRHRLYREQRFSEAARQIFCNYHWPNNTQELEKTVLRLLTCTQRPEIDVCHIKELCPQLVTDNQYSNEHITTRCIQALLDQELSVFAKFHPSMQKALSYISTHWQHDLSLGTLAANAFVSPSHLSYLFKRTLGKSFKQILAELRIRHACRMLEKNPNMRITDLCMDVGFGDLSHFEKIFRRYTQVPPREYKKRLQQAVRCHP; this comes from the coding sequence ATGAACGAGTTAAACCACCCAGCTACACGCCAGATGTCGCCTTTTGAACAGCATGCGCCACTCACAAAATCACTCACCCGTTATCTGAATAGCCGGCTGCCGCCGCACCTGCTAAAACAGGTGCAACTGGAAGTCAGCGACTTCAACAACCCGGCCAGAACACACATCTATTTCAATCAGGACAATCATTGCACAAAAGCCGAACAACATAGCTTTCCCATTGTTTATCAGCGTAAAAAGATTGGTGCCCTTAATCTGATCAAGAACCAGGATACACAGCCAAATCAAAACCAATTATCACTGATCACCAGTCAACTCGCCGTGTTAGTCAGGCGTAATTCTGTCCAGTCTCTGTCACATCATCACCTTGGGCATGCCATTACCCTGATGGGGTATAGTGAGCCCATCATGGCATTGGAAAAAACCATCGAACGGATCGCTGAAAGCGGTTGCCCTGTATTTATCCAGGCAGAGCCAGGTAGCGAAGTGCTTGACGTAGCTTGCAAGTTGCATTTTAACGGCCCATCCAGTGCACATGCTTTCTATGAAATCGATTGTGCGAGCCTGAATGACGCTCAATTTTCTGAAAAGCTTCACTTTATTGCTGGTCGCTTCAAGCGTGGTTGTGTATTTCTTAATAATCTGGAAAGCCTCAGTCAAAGCCAACAGGGTCTGTTATGTGATATGCTCACAACCCGCAGCAACCATATCGGTACTGAGTCGACAGTTAACCTGCAACAAATCAGGTTAATTACGGCCAGCAGCGAAAATATAGAAAAACGCATTACACAAGGTCGGTTTTCCGGCTCTCTGTGGCAAAAAATAAACTTCTTCTCAATCACCCTGCCACCCCTGCGCGAACGTCATGAAGATATATTGCCGCTGGTGGATGTGTTTACAAAACGGCATCGACTGTACCGGGAACAAAGATTTAGCGAAGCCGCTCGGCAAATTTTTTGCAATTACCATTGGCCCAACAACACACAAGAACTTGAAAAAACGGTACTTCGCTTACTGACCTGCACACAACGTCCTGAGATAGATGTCTGTCATATTAAAGAATTATGTCCGCAGCTGGTAACTGATAACCAGTATTCAAACGAGCACATAACAACACGCTGTATTCAGGCCTTACTGGATCAGGAGTTAAGTGTGTTTGCCAAGTTTCATCCTAGCATGCAAAAAGCGCTCAGCTACATCAGTACACACTGGCAACACGACCTTTCGCTTGGCACGCTGGCGGCCAACGCATTTGTCAGCCCTTCTCACCTGTCCTACTTATTTAAACGCACACTCGGCAAAAGCTTTAAACAAATTCTCGCTGAGCTAAGAATACGACATGCCTGCCGTATGCTCGAAAAAAACCCCAACATGAGGATCACTGATCTCTGCATGGATGTCGGGTTTGGCGATCTCAGTCACTTTGAAAAGATCTTTCGTCGTTATACCCAGGTGCCTCCTCGCGAATATAAAAAGCGCTTACAACAGGCGGTCCGTTGTCACCCCTGA
- a CDS encoding DcaP family trimeric outer membrane transporter, protein MKKPFLFALSSVLISTSANAAPPQLSLSGYIKVDALYQLSGHSGDRTDYATLGQGEPTNTTRIHARESRVRASWQSDQHSSLTAVLELDFFAEGSSPSSGSEKIANGATPRLRLAYIDTGHWQVGQNWSNFVDATSFPETLDFANEAGQSMLRQSQIRYTYRHANWQLSVAAENPQTDYVSTEPSAQSDYNSVDPLFDMSARARLTLSSGHVSLQSVYRQLKLDNTTQSNQSETEHAFGVGLSTKLTLGSNTTLKGYLGYGRGLGRYTQEANNYAAYLTPTGLNLLNSGGGYLAYQYRFDERWRSNLSLGTVHISHPKSITSDSPLSYKFTSLHFNTIHQLSTAMYIGLEYALVRRVLTNQQTHWLRRIQLSTKYRF, encoded by the coding sequence GTGAAAAAGCCATTTCTGTTTGCACTGAGCTCAGTGCTTATCAGTACAAGCGCAAACGCAGCCCCCCCGCAACTTAGCCTGTCAGGCTACATAAAAGTCGATGCACTCTACCAGCTGTCAGGACACAGTGGTGATCGAACAGATTATGCGACCTTAGGACAAGGGGAGCCAACCAACACAACCCGGATTCATGCCAGAGAGTCACGAGTCAGAGCAAGCTGGCAAAGTGACCAGCACTCCAGCCTGACAGCTGTACTGGAGCTAGACTTTTTTGCTGAGGGCTCATCTCCCAGCTCAGGCAGTGAGAAAATTGCTAATGGGGCCACACCGCGCCTCAGGCTCGCTTATATAGATACCGGGCACTGGCAAGTTGGTCAAAACTGGTCGAACTTTGTCGATGCCACGAGTTTTCCCGAGACGCTCGACTTTGCCAACGAAGCAGGCCAGTCCATGCTGCGTCAGAGTCAGATCCGATACACTTACAGACACGCCAACTGGCAGTTAAGTGTGGCCGCAGAAAATCCACAAACTGATTACGTCAGTACTGAACCCTCAGCACAATCCGATTACAACAGTGTCGATCCCTTGTTTGATATGAGCGCCCGGGCACGCCTGACACTCAGTTCAGGGCATGTTTCTTTGCAGTCGGTTTACCGTCAACTGAAACTCGATAACACCACTCAGTCAAACCAATCAGAAACTGAACATGCGTTTGGTGTTGGCTTATCAACTAAGCTTACTCTTGGTTCAAATACAACGCTGAAAGGCTATTTAGGGTATGGCAGAGGACTAGGACGCTATACACAGGAAGCCAACAATTACGCCGCTTACCTGACACCTACCGGACTCAATTTACTCAACAGCGGTGGAGGCTATCTAGCCTATCAATATCGCTTTGATGAGCGTTGGCGTAGTAACCTAAGTCTGGGTACAGTGCATATCTCGCACCCCAAATCGATTACCTCTGATAGCCCTCTGTCTTATAAATTTACCTCACTGCACTTCAACACAATCCATCAGCTTTCCACGGCAATGTACATCGGGCTCGAGTACGCACTGGTTCGTCGAGTGTTAACCAATCAGCAAACACATTGGTTGCGCCGTATTCAGCTATCAACCAAATATCGCTTTTAA
- a CDS encoding substrate-binding periplasmic protein, with product MKSNPFFLLCLLCCLYTPSTFATQTQADSPSLEQAPALAKILSRGTLRVAMYHKDTPPFYYHDTQGKLTGVDVELIRGFADKLGVSLSFDRSAKTLNQAIDMVAEDKADLAICKLSITFERASRVLFTRPYIRLRKGLLVNRILLQQQLNNRSKIETIQTLQGKLAVIGNSSYVGYARQRFSQMTIVPYPTWQDAIQALKAQQVIAAFRDEAEVKKVIVDNKNNAMSLLTVVLEKDYDPKGIALAPNAHFLRALLESYLDNLSLDLNADKVLFDYDDVINQIHRY from the coding sequence ATGAAATCTAACCCTTTTTTTCTACTCTGTCTGCTATGTTGTTTGTATACCCCCAGTACCTTCGCAACTCAGACGCAAGCCGACTCGCCAAGCCTGGAGCAGGCACCTGCACTGGCCAAAATACTCAGTCGAGGCACATTGCGTGTTGCAATGTATCACAAAGACACGCCCCCGTTTTACTACCATGATACCCAAGGCAAGCTGACCGGTGTTGACGTAGAGCTGATCAGAGGCTTTGCCGATAAGCTGGGCGTTTCGCTGAGCTTTGACCGCAGTGCGAAAACCCTGAACCAGGCAATTGATATGGTTGCCGAGGACAAAGCTGATCTGGCCATCTGTAAACTCAGTATCACCTTTGAAAGAGCCAGCCGGGTACTGTTCACCCGCCCCTATATTCGATTGCGTAAAGGCCTGTTGGTTAATCGTATTTTGCTTCAGCAACAACTCAACAACCGCAGCAAAATTGAAACTATCCAGACACTACAGGGCAAATTGGCGGTAATTGGCAATTCTTCCTACGTCGGCTATGCCCGGCAAAGATTCAGCCAGATGACGATAGTGCCCTATCCCACCTGGCAGGACGCCATCCAGGCTCTCAAAGCACAACAGGTGATTGCGGCTTTTCGCGATGAAGCTGAGGTAAAAAAAGTCATAGTCGACAATAAAAACAATGCTATGTCATTGCTCACCGTGGTGCTGGAAAAAGACTATGACCCGAAAGGCATTGCTTTAGCGCCTAATGCGCACTTCTTAAGAGCACTGCTTGAATCCTATCTCGATAACCTCTCACTGGATCTGAATGCCGACAAAGTGTTGTTTGACTACGACGACGTCATCAATCAGATCCATCGCTATTAA
- a CDS encoding dicarboxylate/amino acid:cation symporter produces MNKFVFYLHHLKSNWAIFIGAGAGIHIGLNEPQLIKVVSPLGQFYLDMLTMCVLPILLTAIALSIGRLLNQPDSQRFVSRLSWVFLGGIFAASATGTLFGLMFNPGSHLDTASLDAIGNVIQDLSAVDLAVDLNETYQPPKESSLLQAFFFTLVPSNIFSALANGYTIKVLFFAILFGFAIGTIKHTVAEHICTSFEAIYSAFSKLVQWLMYVFPFGLCGLLASTLSQIGSDAILAMIKFIPVVILTFVGWFVLMCLVLWHRTGTFWYSLSALKEPITVSLGTANSMASLPAALNALTDKFGYQKQKVDLLVPLTFNLCRIGPTLYFALATVFVVQIYNLDIDLLTVMVIIIGSVLAGTATAGSSGVSMLTMLTLVSGPLGLPLDAVLVLFVVIDPIVAPFRVLAIVHSSCAIISVVLPKPNPDEKRLTQQHS; encoded by the coding sequence ATGAATAAGTTTGTATTTTACCTGCACCATCTAAAAAGCAACTGGGCCATTTTTATTGGCGCCGGAGCCGGTATCCATATCGGCCTGAATGAACCCCAATTGATTAAAGTCGTATCACCGCTCGGACAGTTTTATCTCGATATGCTAACTATGTGTGTGCTGCCAATCCTGCTCACAGCGATTGCTCTGAGTATTGGCCGCTTGCTGAATCAACCAGACAGTCAGCGCTTTGTCAGTCGCCTGAGCTGGGTGTTTCTGGGCGGGATTTTTGCAGCCAGTGCAACCGGCACTTTATTTGGCCTGATGTTCAATCCCGGCAGCCACCTGGATACCGCCTCACTGGATGCAATAGGTAACGTGATCCAGGACCTATCTGCGGTCGATTTGGCGGTGGATCTGAATGAAACTTATCAACCTCCCAAAGAAAGCTCGCTTCTTCAGGCTTTCTTTTTTACCCTTGTCCCCTCCAATATTTTTTCCGCGCTGGCCAATGGCTATACCATTAAGGTACTGTTTTTCGCCATTTTATTCGGATTTGCCATTGGCACCATCAAACATACTGTAGCAGAACACATCTGTACCTCTTTTGAAGCGATTTACTCGGCTTTTAGCAAACTCGTCCAGTGGCTAATGTATGTGTTTCCATTTGGTTTGTGCGGCCTGCTTGCCTCAACGCTATCGCAAATCGGCTCTGACGCCATTCTGGCCATGATCAAGTTTATTCCCGTCGTGATTCTAACTTTTGTCGGCTGGTTTGTACTAATGTGTTTGGTTCTTTGGCATCGTACGGGGACCTTTTGGTATTCTCTTAGTGCACTCAAAGAACCCATTACAGTGTCACTGGGTACAGCGAATTCAATGGCGAGCCTGCCAGCAGCGCTTAATGCACTAACCGATAAATTTGGTTATCAAAAGCAAAAGGTCGATTTACTGGTGCCCCTTACTTTCAACCTGTGTCGAATTGGCCCAACGCTTTATTTTGCGCTGGCAACCGTGTTTGTCGTACAAATATATAATCTCGATATAGATCTGCTTACAGTGATGGTGATCATTATTGGGTCCGTTCTGGCGGGTACTGCTACCGCAGGTTCCTCAGGTGTATCTATGCTTACCATGCTGACTTTGGTCTCTGGTCCGCTTGGGCTTCCCTTGGATGCCGTTTTAGTATTATTCGTGGTGATAGATCCGATTGTTGCGCCGTTTCGGGTGCTGGCCATAGTGCACAGCTCGTGCGCCATTATCTCAGTAGTGCTACCTAAACCCAACCCAGACGAAAAGCGCCTCACACAACAACACTCCTAA
- a CDS encoding lamin tail domain-containing protein, giving the protein MDAISKMSLIELSRHFAYLQNSELCWQRLEHLILQQCKENFVQARQSAQEVDAMSVWWQTCFELLSAHQIQICHVNYREEYIELFNRGPAIVDLHGWKLCAGDQGQSLVFPRRTLMHPQEKLTITTSEHDSTLNFASARPIWNNRGDSATLLDASWAEICCWKYGVAAHCEVAISQVHYDRAQHDEYVEIANLGSAWVDLSGWSVVGDKSQQFEFPTGAVLRPQGMVRVYTSLCHTQTGGFSFNSKQALWMREGGEACLLDYQSRLVSKFSW; this is encoded by the coding sequence ATGGATGCAATTAGCAAAATGTCGCTGATTGAATTAAGTCGCCACTTTGCCTACCTGCAAAATAGCGAATTGTGCTGGCAAAGACTGGAGCATCTTATTCTGCAACAATGCAAAGAGAACTTTGTTCAGGCGCGCCAAAGCGCTCAGGAAGTTGATGCCATGTCTGTCTGGTGGCAAACGTGTTTTGAGCTGCTATCGGCACATCAAATCCAGATCTGCCATGTGAACTATCGGGAAGAATACATAGAGCTTTTCAACCGGGGCCCGGCGATTGTTGATTTACATGGCTGGAAATTATGCGCGGGTGATCAGGGGCAGTCGTTGGTTTTTCCGCGCCGAACACTGATGCACCCCCAAGAAAAGCTCACCATCACAACCAGTGAGCATGACTCTACGCTCAACTTTGCCAGTGCTCGACCTATCTGGAACAACCGGGGAGACAGTGCAACTTTGTTAGATGCCAGTTGGGCTGAGATCTGCTGCTGGAAATATGGTGTTGCTGCCCACTGTGAGGTTGCCATTAGTCAGGTTCACTATGACAGAGCACAGCACGATGAATACGTTGAAATTGCTAATCTGGGATCGGCCTGGGTAGATCTCAGTGGCTGGTCTGTTGTCGGCGATAAATCACAGCAGTTTGAGTTCCCGACAGGCGCGGTATTACGCCCACAAGGCATGGTGCGGGTTTATACTAGCCTGTGTCATACACAAACTGGCGGGTTCAGTTTTAACAGTAAACAGGCTTTGTGGATGCGAGAGGGAGGCGAAGCATGTTTGCTTGACTATCAGAGTCGGCTGGTGAGCAAGTTTAGCTGGTGA
- a CDS encoding glycoside hydrolase family 19 protein, with translation MQLSQSLIKDIMPHASIDNIRYYLSALNSVLPEYEITTPLRMAHFLAQIGHESGSLKYKQENLNYSTVALSSVFSKYFPDATLAAEYARKPELIANRVYADRMGNGDEDSGDGWRYRGRGLIQLTGKSNYQRCGEAIGQDLLGQPDLICSEPEIAVRSACFYWQSRKLNALADQDELVAITRKINGGIHGLEDRAAFLNRAKQFMSIDQGV, from the coding sequence ATGCAACTTTCACAAAGCCTTATCAAGGACATTATGCCCCATGCCAGTATTGATAATATTCGTTATTACCTGAGTGCACTGAACTCAGTGTTGCCTGAGTACGAGATAACAACGCCATTAAGGATGGCGCACTTTTTGGCACAAATTGGTCATGAAAGCGGCAGTCTGAAATATAAGCAGGAAAATCTTAATTACTCAACAGTGGCGCTGAGCTCCGTATTTAGCAAGTACTTCCCGGATGCGACGCTTGCTGCTGAATATGCGCGTAAACCAGAGCTGATTGCCAATCGGGTGTATGCCGATAGGATGGGCAATGGTGATGAAGATTCCGGAGATGGCTGGCGCTATCGTGGCCGGGGGCTAATACAGTTGACAGGTAAAAGTAACTATCAAAGGTGCGGGGAAGCGATAGGGCAAGATCTGCTCGGTCAGCCTGACCTGATCTGCAGTGAGCCGGAAATTGCGGTCAGATCGGCTTGTTTTTACTGGCAAAGTCGCAAATTGAACGCGCTGGCTGATCAGGATGAACTGGTCGCCATCACCCGAAAAATAAATGGCGGGATCCATGGTCTGGAAGACAGAGCGGCATTTTTAAATCGTGCCAAACAATTTATGTCGATAGATCAGGGAGTGTGA